One Betaproteobacteria bacterium genomic window carries:
- a CDS encoding transporter substrate-binding domain-containing protein yields the protein MRALWARKRRLIAPVAAACLAAGGLALSAIAAAEPTSAPLFVDLTPGEKKWLAAHPVIRIGAETNYAPYEFQDSRGHFVGVVADYLDIIRYKLGTRFQVTQLPDFGTVEYKLRKKELDVVLAVASSADREEFLNFTKPYLRYVNVIVTRDDYSFVSGLKDFQENRVAVVEGHSSKQLTARVYPNFNVTAYSNLLDGLMAVSTGKTDGLVDDIFPIVYMIRYRQISNLKIATAVEKALQPLGFSVGVRKDWPELVGILDKVLVTISHEEQREISQKWLSVRYEDKVDYRAIWTSVAVFSAILLAGVFYIRQLSTQRKALLAARAEAEAANRSKDQFLANMSHELRTPLHAILGYADLVRGGALPEPSRQEALSTIATSGRYLLSLINDLLDLSRIRSGHLELNPAPLQLTALLEEIAAMVRVEAHRKGLDFVLDAPTGLPEMVEADGKRLRQILLNLLGNAIKFTDSGGVTLGVQCVPAESGKVELRVSVQDTGVGISAKDTTRIFAPFEQAEEGQKQESGVGLGLAITRELARLMGGDVGVDSRPGRGSQFRFTVKLPVVQARQDAIPASDSVVGYRGARRSILVVDDQEENRRLLQQLLEPLGFGVMLAGGGKEAVASARANHPHLIVMDLRMPGMDGVEAARTIRSTPGLENIFIVAASASSADLERAEADPETFVTCLRKPFQTRDLLDAIQRPLALSWCYADAGVAAGADTGDVQTDAIAPPRAMIEELLDLTRVGKLVRVEQIALELEQRDARYGPFGRRLYALARGFEEERLVAMLEDCIGTGRDDVDG from the coding sequence GTGAGAGCGTTGTGGGCGCGCAAGCGCCGGTTGATTGCCCCGGTTGCGGCAGCCTGCCTTGCGGCGGGCGGCCTCGCCTTATCCGCCATTGCGGCGGCGGAGCCGACCAGTGCGCCGCTGTTTGTCGATCTCACGCCGGGGGAAAAAAAATGGCTGGCGGCGCATCCGGTCATTCGCATCGGTGCCGAGACTAATTATGCGCCCTACGAATTCCAGGACAGCCGCGGGCATTTCGTCGGAGTCGTCGCCGACTATCTCGACATCATCCGCTACAAGCTCGGAACCCGTTTTCAGGTGACCCAGCTCCCGGACTTCGGAACCGTGGAATACAAGCTTCGAAAAAAGGAACTCGACGTCGTCCTCGCGGTGGCGAGTTCGGCGGACCGGGAGGAGTTCCTCAATTTCACCAAGCCCTACCTGCGCTACGTCAACGTCATCGTCACCCGCGATGACTACAGTTTCGTTTCCGGCCTGAAGGATTTCCAGGAAAACCGGGTCGCGGTCGTCGAGGGACACTCTTCGAAACAACTCACGGCGAGGGTGTATCCGAACTTCAACGTGACGGCCTATTCCAACCTGCTGGACGGCCTGATGGCTGTATCGACCGGAAAAACGGACGGGCTGGTGGACGACATTTTCCCGATCGTGTACATGATCAGATATCGACAGATCAGCAATCTGAAAATTGCCACCGCGGTCGAGAAAGCGCTGCAGCCGCTGGGTTTCTCCGTCGGCGTACGCAAGGACTGGCCGGAACTGGTGGGCATCCTGGACAAGGTGCTGGTTACCATCAGCCACGAGGAGCAGCGGGAGATTTCACAGAAGTGGCTGTCTGTTCGCTATGAAGACAAGGTCGACTACCGCGCCATCTGGACTTCCGTGGCGGTGTTCTCGGCAATTCTGCTGGCGGGGGTGTTCTACATCCGTCAGCTCAGCACACAGCGCAAAGCCCTTCTTGCCGCGCGTGCCGAAGCGGAAGCCGCGAACCGGTCAAAGGATCAGTTCCTCGCCAACATGAGCCATGAGTTGCGCACGCCGCTGCATGCCATCCTCGGCTACGCCGACCTGGTGCGCGGAGGCGCCCTGCCCGAACCGTCGCGCCAGGAGGCGCTTTCCACGATCGCCACCAGCGGCCGCTACCTGCTCTCGCTGATCAACGATCTGCTCGATCTGTCCCGCATCCGCTCCGGTCATCTGGAGCTGAATCCGGCACCGCTTCAACTCACTGCGTTGCTCGAGGAAATCGCGGCGATGGTCCGGGTCGAGGCGCACAGGAAAGGACTGGATTTTGTTCTGGACGCACCCACCGGCCTGCCGGAAATGGTCGAGGCGGACGGCAAACGCCTGCGCCAGATTTTGCTCAACCTGCTTGGTAACGCGATCAAGTTCACCGATTCGGGAGGTGTGACGCTGGGCGTGCAGTGTGTGCCGGCGGAAAGCGGAAAAGTCGAGTTGCGCGTGTCGGTGCAGGACACCGGCGTCGGCATTTCGGCAAAGGACACGACCCGCATCTTCGCGCCATTCGAGCAGGCGGAAGAGGGGCAAAAGCAGGAGTCGGGTGTCGGGCTCGGGCTTGCCATCACTCGTGAGCTCGCGCGCCTGATGGGGGGCGATGTCGGAGTCGACAGCCGGCCGGGGCGCGGCAGTCAATTCCGTTTCACCGTGAAACTGCCCGTGGTTCAGGCACGGCAGGATGCAATCCCGGCGAGCGATTCCGTAGTCGGCTATCGGGGGGCGCGCCGGTCCATTCTGGTCGTGGACGACCAGGAAGAGAATCGCCGGCTGCTGCAACAGTTGTTGGAACCGCTGGGGTTCGGCGTGATGCTCGCCGGCGGTGGAAAGGAAGCGGTTGCGAGCGCCCGCGCAAACCACCCGCATCTGATCGTGATGGACCTGCGCATGCCGGGAATGGATGGCGTGGAGGCGGCCCGCACCATCCGCAGTACGCCCGGACTGGAGAACATTTTCATTGTCGCCGCCTCCGCCAGCAGTGCAGACCTCGAACGTGCCGAAGCGGATCCGGAAACTTTCGTGACCTGCCTGCGCAAACCGTTTCAGACCAGGGACCTGCTGGACGCAATCCAGCGTCCTCTTGCATTGAGCTGGTGCTACGCCGATGCGGGGGTGGCGGCCGGCGCCGATACCGGGGACGTGCAAACCGATGCCATTGCCCCTCCCCGCGCCATGATCGAGGAACTTCTCGACCTGACGCGCGTGGGCAAGTTGGTGCGCGTGGAGCAGATTGCGCTCGAACTCGAGCAGCGGGACGCACGTTACGGCCCGTTTGGCCGGCGCCTGTACGCGCTGGCTCGCGGCTTCGAGGAGGAGCGTCTGGTCGCGATGCTGGAGGACTGCATTGGAACAGGTCGCGATGACGTTGACGGCTGA
- a CDS encoding response regulator, translated as MEQVAMTLTAERRGATLLIVDDRPQNLRLISDFLAEQGFELMLTRSGAQALEKIELAMPDLVLLDVTMPEMDGFEVCRRLKNNARTVALPVIFMTALDDTAHKVEGFRLGAVDYITKPIQREELLARIQHHLQLHSLQKELLSKSEDLAQKNAELEAYAHTIAHSLKTPLAAASRFLEILHKFKSDDLTAEQRHLVQQAFGALAMTGDAVDALLLLSTVAQQSVELHPLEMGALVEQVLSQLADLQARTRASLKLPKAWPLALGYAPWVGEVWLNLLSNALKYGGSPPGIELGGTPQGSHVRFWVRDNGQTLSEQERKRVFIPFTRLHQERAAGHGLGLATVQRIVSKLGGNVGVSAGTHGGNEFFFALPAAPKARRKP; from the coding sequence TTGGAACAGGTCGCGATGACGTTGACGGCTGAACGTCGCGGGGCCACTTTGTTGATCGTCGACGACAGGCCGCAGAACCTGCGGCTGATTTCGGACTTTCTCGCCGAACAGGGTTTCGAGCTGATGCTCACTCGCAGCGGCGCGCAGGCACTCGAGAAAATCGAACTGGCAATGCCGGACCTTGTTCTGCTCGACGTGACGATGCCGGAGATGGACGGCTTCGAAGTCTGCCGCCGGCTCAAGAACAATGCGCGCACCGTTGCCCTTCCGGTGATCTTCATGACCGCGCTGGACGACACCGCCCACAAAGTCGAGGGCTTCAGACTCGGCGCCGTGGATTACATTACCAAGCCGATTCAGCGCGAAGAGCTGCTGGCGCGGATCCAGCACCACCTGCAGTTGCACAGTCTGCAAAAGGAACTGCTTTCCAAGAGCGAGGACCTGGCCCAGAAGAATGCGGAACTGGAGGCCTACGCCCACACCATTGCCCACAGCCTGAAGACGCCTCTGGCCGCCGCCAGTCGCTTCCTGGAGATCCTGCATAAATTCAAATCCGACGACCTGACCGCTGAGCAGCGGCATCTGGTGCAGCAGGCGTTCGGCGCGTTGGCCATGACGGGTGATGCAGTCGATGCCCTGCTTTTGCTGTCGACTGTAGCGCAGCAGAGCGTGGAACTGCATCCGCTGGAGATGGGTGCCCTGGTCGAGCAGGTCTTGAGCCAGCTCGCCGACCTGCAGGCGCGCACACGCGCCAGTCTCAAGTTGCCGAAGGCTTGGCCGCTTGCGTTAGGCTATGCACCGTGGGTGGGAGAAGTGTGGCTGAACTTGCTGAGCAATGCGCTCAAATACGGCGGTTCACCACCCGGTATCGAGCTGGGCGGCACGCCGCAAGGCTCGCATGTGCGCTTCTGGGTGCGCGACAACGGGCAGACGCTGTCGGAACAGGAACGCAAGCGCGTCTTCATTCCGTTCACTCGCTTGCATCAGGAGCGTGCCGCAGGGCATGGTCTTGGGCTTGCCACCGTTCAGCGCATCGTCTCGAAGCTGGGCGGCAACGTGGGCGTCAGCGCCGGAACGCATGGGGGCAACGAGTTTTTCTTTGCGTTGCCGGCGGCACCGAAGGCCAGGCGAAAGCCATGA
- a CDS encoding response regulator transcription factor has protein sequence MKILHADDHSMFREGLGFFLRLLDAQVVPLEASNFRSTLDKLALESPVDLLLLDLEMPGMNGLEGFYAIRRRYPDLPIAIVSGVNDARVIHTLLDGGARGYIPKLAGSEQLMDALRRILQGEIYLPDALFIPASKSTAGDDKPSPLTSRQQEILPLLAEGMPNKRIADMLGVTEGTIKQHLKELFRRLGARNRTQAVKEARRLGLL, from the coding sequence ATGAAAATCCTGCACGCCGACGACCATTCCATGTTCCGCGAGGGGCTGGGATTTTTTCTCAGGCTGCTGGATGCCCAGGTGGTGCCGCTGGAGGCCAGCAACTTTCGGTCGACACTGGACAAGCTGGCACTGGAGTCGCCGGTCGACCTGCTGCTGCTCGACCTGGAGATGCCGGGCATGAACGGACTCGAAGGCTTCTACGCCATCCGCCGACGCTATCCGGATCTGCCGATTGCGATCGTTTCCGGCGTCAACGATGCGCGCGTCATCCACACGCTGCTCGACGGCGGAGCCCGCGGTTACATTCCGAAGCTTGCCGGGAGCGAGCAGCTGATGGATGCCCTGCGACGCATCCTGCAGGGCGAGATCTACCTGCCCGACGCATTGTTCATTCCCGCCTCCAAATCCACGGCGGGCGACGACAAACCATCTCCCCTGACCTCCCGACAGCAGGAGATTCTTCCGTTGCTGGCCGAGGGCATGCCCAACAAGCGGATCGCCGACATGCTGGGCGTCACGGAAGGGACGATCAAGCAGCATTTGAAGGAGTTGTTCAGGCGCCTCGGCGCGCGCAACCGTACTCAGGCGGTCAAGGAGGCGCGGCGCCTGGGGCTGCTGTGA
- a CDS encoding SDR family oxidoreductase: MKLERAVCIVTGSATGTGAACAIRLAKKGCRVVVNYTKSEKDARQTVDACKTAGAEAVMVKGDVGNDADCRSLAKAALDKWGRIDALINNAGITKFAAATDLDGLDAEDFQRIYAVNVIGPYQMIRACVPAMKKQGRGAIVNISSISGVMGIGSSTAYVASKGALNAMTLALARSLAPEIRVNAVCPGLIETRWHLDRYSKEEYVRFKANYEKTVPLAKAASPDDVAEVAVWLIEGADLVTGESILVDAGLHLGKF; encoded by the coding sequence ATGAAGCTCGAGAGAGCGGTGTGCATCGTCACCGGCTCGGCTACCGGCACCGGCGCGGCCTGCGCAATCCGGCTCGCAAAGAAGGGTTGCCGCGTCGTCGTCAACTACACCAAGAGTGAGAAAGACGCGAGGCAAACCGTCGACGCCTGCAAGACGGCCGGAGCCGAAGCCGTCATGGTCAAAGGCGACGTGGGCAACGACGCCGATTGCCGGTCCCTCGCCAAGGCCGCCCTCGACAAGTGGGGACGCATTGATGCGCTGATCAACAACGCCGGCATTACCAAGTTCGCCGCCGCTACCGATCTCGATGGCCTCGATGCGGAAGATTTCCAGCGCATTTACGCGGTAAACGTCATCGGCCCCTACCAGATGATCCGCGCCTGCGTACCGGCAATGAAGAAACAAGGCAGGGGCGCGATCGTCAACATTTCTTCCATCTCCGGCGTCATGGGCATCGGCTCGTCGACGGCCTATGTCGCATCCAAGGGTGCGCTGAACGCGATGACGCTCGCGCTCGCGCGTTCCCTCGCTCCGGAAATTCGAGTCAACGCGGTTTGTCCGGGACTGATCGAAACGCGCTGGCATCTCGACCGCTACAGCAAGGAGGAATACGTCAGGTTCAAGGCCAATTACGAGAAGACCGTGCCGCTCGCAAAGGCGGCAAGTCCCGACGACGTGGCCGAAGTCGCGGTCTGGCTGATCGAAGGCGCCGATCTGGTGACCGGCGAATCCATCCTCGTGGACGCCGGGTTGCATCTGGGCAAGTTCTGA
- a CDS encoding glycine zipper 2TM domain-containing protein — protein MKKISIAVASMMAFSQVNAHAFEALANVVGVAPITEQVNHPTQQCWTETQQVTQAVPQQRNYLGAIIGGVAGGLLGAQVGRGNGRVAGAAVGAGVGAVAGDAVANQNRSDGTVTTATPVQRCRQVDSFQAVTTGYMVTYEYDGQRFSTRLPYNPGNQLRVNVAVTPR, from the coding sequence ATGAAGAAGATATCGATCGCCGTTGCGTCCATGATGGCGTTTTCCCAAGTAAACGCTCACGCATTTGAAGCATTGGCCAACGTGGTCGGGGTAGCGCCGATTACGGAACAGGTCAACCATCCGACACAACAGTGTTGGACTGAAACGCAGCAGGTCACCCAGGCTGTTCCGCAACAACGCAACTATCTCGGCGCCATCATCGGTGGCGTCGCCGGCGGTTTGCTTGGGGCCCAGGTTGGCCGCGGCAACGGCCGCGTGGCGGGCGCGGCGGTCGGTGCGGGCGTAGGCGCGGTCGCTGGCGACGCCGTCGCCAACCAGAACAGGTCCGACGGTACCGTCACCACGGCCACGCCGGTGCAGCGCTGCCGCCAGGTCGACAGTTTCCAGGCCGTGACCACCGGCTACATGGTGACGTACGAATACGACGGCCAGCGTTTCTCGACCCGGCTGCCCTACAACCCGGGTAACCAGTTGCGAGTGAACGTTGCCGTGACCCCGCGCTAA
- a CDS encoding MFS transporter produces MPARHVVTAFQAQSLKVRNEQQNNNGATHGGVDSTHAWTRLVLALLLSTIGGVGMWSVVVALPAVQAEFGVARADASLPYTLTMFGFGVGGIVLGRMSDRFGILPPVIVGIVCLALGYAAAASASTLWQYSLAHGLLIGFGSSATFSPLLADTSHWFTRRRGIAVAIIASGNYLSGALWPPVVQHFIETSGWRQTLSGISVFCVATMLPLVLTLRRRAPTEPDAESTNTRDLTRRSRPLGLSPQALQNMLIVAGVCCCVAMSMPQVHLVAYCGDLGYGAARGAQMLSLLLGCGIVSRLVFGLISDRIGGLRTLLIGSSMQCFALLLFLPFDGLASLYAISALFGLFQGGIVPSYAIIIREYFSPKEAGARIGIVLTATMLGMALGGWMSGVIFDLTGSYRVAFINGIAWNVVNMAIALMLLGKSRGQEREVVGV; encoded by the coding sequence ATGCCCGCGCGTCACGTCGTCACGGCTTTTCAGGCACAATCCCTCAAGGTGAGGAACGAACAACAAAATAATAATGGCGCGACGCATGGCGGGGTGGATTCCACTCACGCGTGGACGCGGCTGGTGCTGGCGCTGCTTCTTTCGACCATCGGCGGCGTCGGCATGTGGTCTGTAGTCGTTGCACTGCCGGCGGTGCAGGCCGAGTTCGGCGTTGCGCGCGCGGATGCTTCGCTGCCCTACACATTGACCATGTTCGGTTTCGGCGTCGGCGGGATTGTGCTGGGGCGGATGTCCGATCGTTTCGGAATCCTGCCGCCAGTCATCGTCGGCATCGTCTGTCTTGCGCTCGGGTACGCCGCCGCCGCATCGGCTTCGACGCTCTGGCAATACTCGCTCGCCCACGGCCTGCTCATCGGCTTCGGCAGTTCGGCGACCTTCTCGCCGCTGCTCGCCGATACGTCGCACTGGTTCACCCGCCGGCGTGGCATTGCCGTGGCCATCATTGCCAGCGGCAACTACCTCTCCGGAGCGCTGTGGCCGCCGGTCGTGCAGCATTTCATCGAAACGAGCGGATGGCGGCAGACCTTGTCCGGCATCTCGGTCTTCTGCGTGGCCACCATGCTGCCGCTGGTGCTCACGCTGCGCAGGCGAGCGCCGACGGAACCCGACGCCGAATCCACGAATACGCGCGACCTGACGAGGCGCAGCCGTCCGTTGGGACTATCGCCGCAGGCATTGCAGAACATGCTGATCGTTGCCGGCGTATGCTGTTGCGTCGCGATGTCCATGCCGCAGGTGCACCTGGTTGCCTACTGCGGCGACCTCGGATACGGCGCCGCCCGTGGCGCGCAGATGCTGTCGCTGCTGCTCGGATGCGGCATCGTCAGCCGCCTTGTCTTCGGCTTGATTTCGGACCGCATCGGCGGGCTGCGCACGCTGCTGATCGGATCGAGCATGCAGTGCTTCGCGCTGCTGCTGTTCCTGCCGTTCGACGGGCTCGCTTCGCTATATGCAATCTCGGCCTTGTTCGGCTTGTTCCAGGGGGGCATCGTGCCGTCCTACGCCATCATCATCCGCGAGTACTTTTCGCCGAAGGAGGCCGGCGCGCGCATCGGCATCGTGCTCACCGCAACGATGCTGGGCATGGCGCTGGGCGGCTGGATGTCCGGCGTGATCTTCGACCTGACCGGTTCGTACCGGGTGGCGTTCATCAACGGCATCGCGTGGAATGTCGTGAACATGGCGATTGCGCTCATGCTGCTCGGCAAAAGCAGGGGACAGGAAAGAGAAGTGGTTGGTGTCTAG
- a CDS encoding TRAP transporter substrate-binding protein, producing the protein MTLPASRRRFLAVASVAAASVSAGIPVRARAQSAIALRISSSLTADQNSAHYIWYQRFAANLKSAVGSRIAADFFPNSQLGKEADVVQQVKVGSIDIMLTGSSIWATVAPEFGMLDLGYVFDSYAHMARALDGGVGASLAAILHGRTGCMVMGWGSHFAARSVYTKAPVKSLAELKGVKLRMLPTSAFIDTFKLMGAVPTPIPFNELYTAVQTGVVDGFEHDASTVLATKLYEVTRHCFLTEHLFPPMVAVIGKRGLDRIPADIRPAFLQVAQEASLYQRAQAAEKGRAAFEELRKLGIAFHPMAKAERDALRKQMEAQLWPAFANQYPPTRPLFQAVAIAR; encoded by the coding sequence ATGACCCTACCGGCATCGCGTCGCCGCTTTCTTGCAGTCGCTTCCGTAGCGGCTGCGTCTGTTTCCGCGGGCATTCCGGTGCGTGCGCGCGCGCAGAGTGCAATTGCCTTGCGCATCTCCTCCTCACTCACTGCCGACCAGAATTCCGCGCATTACATCTGGTACCAGCGCTTCGCCGCCAACCTGAAATCCGCGGTGGGTTCCAGGATTGCGGCTGATTTTTTTCCGAACAGCCAGCTCGGCAAGGAAGCCGATGTGGTGCAACAGGTCAAGGTCGGATCGATCGACATCATGCTGACGGGTTCCTCGATCTGGGCGACCGTCGCGCCGGAATTCGGCATGCTGGACCTAGGCTATGTGTTCGACAGCTACGCGCACATGGCCAGGGCGCTCGATGGCGGCGTCGGCGCGAGCCTCGCTGCGATCCTGCACGGCCGCACCGGCTGCATGGTCATGGGGTGGGGATCGCATTTCGCGGCGCGCAGCGTTTATACCAAGGCGCCGGTGAAATCACTGGCGGAGCTGAAAGGCGTGAAGCTGCGTATGTTGCCGACGAGCGCCTTCATCGACACCTTCAAGCTGATGGGCGCGGTGCCGACGCCGATTCCGTTCAACGAACTCTACACCGCGGTGCAAACGGGGGTGGTCGATGGCTTCGAACACGACGCCTCGACCGTGCTCGCCACCAAGCTCTACGAGGTTACGCGGCACTGTTTCCTGACCGAGCATCTGTTCCCGCCTATGGTCGCCGTGATCGGCAAGCGCGGGCTCGACAGGATTCCCGCGGACATCCGTCCGGCCTTTTTGCAGGTGGCGCAGGAGGCTAGCCTGTATCAACGCGCACAGGCGGCGGAGAAGGGGCGCGCGGCGTTCGAGGAGCTCAGGAAGTTGGGGATTGCTTTCCATCCCATGGCCAAAGCCGAGCGCGACGCATTGCGCAAACAGATGGAAGCGCAACTCTGGCCCGCGTTTGCGAACCAGTATCCCCCCACCAGGCCCTTGTTCCAGGCGGTCGCGATCGCCCGCTAG
- a CDS encoding TRAP transporter large permease subunit, whose protein sequence is MKDHAVYVSQFAKPRSAHRALGRLLVATEIFAAVVLASDVLVVLCSVVWRYFLHDPVDWAEEIARALMGMQVFLGAATTLARVQHVGIDSFRNLFPASWRPLLIQLCHWIIVVVAIALLLSSCALFADSRGQTTPIGLPQWIYIGPVVIGSALMLLFGIAGALAGPGNSVWGTLVFGVALAAAVWAWNAAVPAQAITPLMLLAVGFVLSIVAGLPIAFALAFSALLYFLADPSLPMLVYSQQVLSGMDHFVLLAIPFFVLAGLLMEANGMSSRLIELLLRMMGRVRGGLNLIIITATAFFSGVSGSKLADVAAVGGIIMPAVRRTRQDPNDAAGLLAASAVMAETIPPCINMIIMGFVANISIGGLFIAGLVPAAFMALALALVAYAFGSRIDPAAAFEKRRQLVPLVGGALVGLVMIAMIGKGVTSGMATSTEVSAFAVAYALIVGGLAFRELSARSVLRLFVRSASMAGSILFIVAAASSVSFALTIQQIPQQLSGFMMELGHRFGADGFVLASTLLMIAFGAILEGAPALIIFGPLLTPIALQLGVSPLHFGTVMVVAMGLGLFSPPVGLGLFATCSITGTELKDVVRPMAKYLAVLFVALLVLVFVPAFSLWLPAKFGFG, encoded by the coding sequence ATGAAAGATCACGCCGTCTACGTCTCTCAGTTCGCCAAGCCGCGTTCCGCACATCGTGCATTGGGCCGGCTGCTGGTCGCGACGGAAATTTTCGCCGCCGTTGTGCTGGCGAGCGACGTGCTCGTGGTGTTGTGCTCGGTCGTCTGGCGTTATTTCCTGCACGATCCGGTGGATTGGGCGGAGGAAATCGCACGCGCCCTGATGGGCATGCAGGTTTTCCTCGGTGCGGCGACGACGCTGGCGCGTGTGCAGCATGTCGGCATCGACAGCTTTCGCAATCTGTTTCCCGCGTCCTGGCGTCCGCTGCTGATCCAGCTCTGCCACTGGATCATCGTCGTGGTGGCGATCGCGCTGTTGCTGTCCTCGTGCGCGCTGTTTGCAGATTCGCGCGGGCAGACCACGCCGATCGGACTGCCGCAATGGATCTATATCGGCCCGGTCGTGATCGGCAGTGCGCTCATGCTGCTGTTCGGCATTGCCGGTGCGTTGGCAGGCCCGGGCAATTCCGTTTGGGGGACGCTGGTCTTCGGGGTGGCGCTCGCGGCTGCAGTCTGGGCATGGAATGCGGCCGTGCCCGCGCAGGCGATCACGCCACTGATGCTGCTTGCAGTCGGCTTCGTGCTGAGCATCGTCGCCGGCCTGCCGATCGCGTTCGCGCTCGCGTTTTCCGCCTTGCTTTATTTTCTGGCCGATCCCTCGCTGCCGATGCTGGTGTACTCGCAGCAGGTATTGTCGGGCATGGATCACTTCGTATTGCTGGCGATCCCCTTCTTCGTGCTGGCCGGCCTGCTGATGGAGGCGAACGGCATGTCGTCGCGGCTGATCGAACTGTTGTTGCGCATGATGGGGCGCGTGCGCGGCGGATTGAACCTGATCATCATCACCGCGACTGCTTTTTTTTCTGGCGTGTCCGGGTCGAAGCTCGCCGACGTCGCCGCCGTTGGCGGGATCATCATGCCGGCGGTACGCCGCACGCGGCAGGACCCGAACGATGCCGCGGGGCTGCTGGCCGCCTCGGCGGTCATGGCGGAAACCATCCCGCCATGCATCAACATGATCATCATGGGCTTCGTCGCCAACATCTCCATCGGCGGGTTGTTCATTGCCGGCCTGGTGCCGGCGGCGTTCATGGCACTGGCCCTCGCGCTGGTCGCCTATGCCTTCGGTTCGCGCATCGATCCCGCCGCGGCATTCGAAAAACGCAGACAGCTGGTGCCTCTGGTGGGCGGCGCGCTGGTCGGCTTGGTCATGATCGCGATGATAGGCAAAGGCGTGACATCCGGCATGGCGACCTCCACTGAAGTCTCCGCCTTCGCGGTCGCCTACGCGCTGATCGTGGGCGGATTGGCGTTTCGCGAACTGAGCGCGCGCAGCGTATTGCGTCTGTTCGTGCGCTCGGCCTCGATGGCCGGGAGCATTCTCTTCATCGTGGCGGCGGCGTCGAGCGTGTCCTTTGCGCTGACCATCCAGCAGATCCCGCAGCAGCTCTCCGGATTCATGATGGAGCTGGGACACCGCTTCGGTGCGGACGGTTTCGTGCTTGCCTCGACCCTGCTGATGATTGCCTTCGGCGCGATCCTCGAGGGCGCGCCGGCGCTGATCATTTTCGGTCCGCTACTGACCCCGATCGCGCTGCAGCTCGGCGTCTCCCCGCTGCACTTCGGTACCGTCATGGTGGTGGCGATGGGGTTGGGGCTGTTTTCCCCGCCGGTCGGCCTGGGTTTGTTCGCGACCTGCTCCATCACCGGCACCGAGCTGAAGGACGTGGTGCGGCCGATGGCGAAGTATCTCGCGGTACTGTTCGTTGCGCTGCTGGTGCTCGTGTTCGTGCCGGCGTTCTCGCTCTGGCTCCCCGCGAAGTTCGGCTTCGGCTAA
- a CDS encoding serine protease: protein MAEPGNWAFPKGVQPQQDELRFDLDSALDAVVQLRSEIPEDAFTASILGTERAGNGVVIRDDGLVLTIGYLITEARSIWLTTNSGLAVAGYPLAYDQATGFGLVQPLGRLGVSALPRGSATSCAIGDDVIVIGHGGRAHALTAKIIAKREFAGYWEYVLDEALFTAPAHPQWGGTAVLGDDGRLLGIGSLLVEEVLDGKQAQGNMIVPIDLLEPILDDMMKLGRSSRAPRPWLGMYATEASGQIVVGGLAKDGPAHRAGIRQGDMVLEVAGQRVSSLADLFRRIWRLGAAGTAIPLTLAREGSLLNVRLQSVDRNDFLKKPSLH, encoded by the coding sequence ATGGCCGAACCAGGCAACTGGGCTTTTCCGAAGGGCGTGCAACCGCAGCAGGACGAGTTGCGGTTCGACCTCGACTCGGCACTGGACGCAGTCGTGCAGTTGCGCTCGGAAATCCCCGAAGACGCCTTTACTGCTTCGATCCTCGGCACCGAGCGGGCCGGCAACGGCGTTGTCATCCGCGACGACGGCCTCGTCCTCACCATTGGCTATCTCATTACCGAAGCCCGGAGCATCTGGCTGACGACCAATAGCGGCCTGGCGGTCGCGGGTTACCCGCTGGCTTACGACCAGGCCACCGGATTCGGACTGGTGCAGCCGCTCGGCCGTCTCGGCGTGTCTGCGCTGCCACGCGGCAGCGCAACCTCTTGCGCAATCGGAGACGACGTCATCGTCATCGGCCACGGCGGGCGCGCGCATGCATTGACAGCGAAGATCATCGCCAAACGCGAATTCGCCGGTTACTGGGAGTATGTGCTCGACGAAGCATTGTTCACCGCGCCAGCGCATCCGCAGTGGGGAGGCACGGCAGTACTGGGAGACGACGGCCGGCTGCTCGGCATCGGCTCGCTGCTCGTGGAAGAGGTACTCGACGGCAAGCAGGCGCAGGGCAACATGATCGTGCCGATCGACCTGCTCGAACCGATTCTGGACGACATGATGAAGCTGGGGCGCTCGAGCCGTGCGCCGCGTCCCTGGCTGGGAATGTATGCGACGGAGGCGAGCGGCCAGATCGTTGTCGGCGGACTGGCCAAGGACGGCCCGGCGCATCGCGCGGGCATACGCCAGGGCGACATGGTGCTCGAAGTCGCCGGCCAGCGTGTTTCATCGCTGGCGGATCTGTTCCGCAGAATCTGGCGGCTCGGTGCCGCCGGCACGGCAATTCCGCTGACGCTGGCTCGCGAAGGCTCGCTGCTCAACGTGCGTCTGCAATCGGTCGACCGCAACGACTTCCTGAAGAAGCCCTCGCTGCATTAG